In Nitrosophilus labii, the following proteins share a genomic window:
- the nuoN gene encoding NADH-quinone oxidoreductase subunit NuoN has translation MMEPIKVSLESLNLITLAPMLIAVAGGLVILCIDLIKENLHKSLYVMLSILFLFIDLGAIIGLDVNERGFFDVMLIDGIAILSQIIIVVASMLFIPLALTSKRFHEFSLPEFFALFLFMIAGFQFMVATDNLILIFVGLETASLALYTLIAMHNREKSFEAAIKYFTMGALAAGFYAMGSMIIYALTGSVELYKIAEVLADRGYEPIWAVLAAVAFMIAAIGFKLSMVPFHTWTPDVYEGASAALAGYMSVVPKIAGFIVAIRFFEFLIHSDVTWVRDILYIAVVVTMTFANIVALVQDDVKRMLAYSSISHAGFVMAAIMIGTTQSNSALFLYWVLFLFTNLGAFTMLWISRHKSTIWHKRFDHPYEKFSGLVHIMPVAATIMAIFMLSLAGVPPFSLFWGKLYVMSSAVNAGYIVLALIMAINSAISAYYYLKLIVYMFMREPIVDSNTVYFKNASLSLKTIVGLSAVATILSVVFISPLMEYITHYVSISGF, from the coding sequence ATAATGGAGCCGATTAAAGTAAGCTTAGAATCGTTAAATCTAATAACCTTAGCTCCTATGCTTATTGCAGTTGCTGGAGGATTGGTTATTTTATGTATAGATTTGATAAAAGAGAATTTGCATAAGTCGTTGTACGTAATGCTTTCTATTTTGTTCTTATTTATAGATTTGGGGGCCATTATCGGACTGGATGTAAATGAAAGAGGTTTTTTTGATGTTATGTTAATAGATGGTATTGCAATACTTTCACAAATAATTATAGTTGTTGCCTCAATGCTATTTATACCTTTAGCATTAACATCTAAAAGATTTCATGAATTCAGTCTTCCAGAGTTTTTTGCGCTTTTTTTATTTATGATAGCCGGTTTTCAGTTTATGGTTGCAACAGACAACTTGATTTTGATATTTGTTGGTTTAGAAACAGCAAGTTTAGCGCTATACACATTAATAGCTATGCATAATAGAGAGAAGAGCTTTGAAGCCGCTATTAAATATTTTACGATGGGAGCTTTGGCCGCCGGTTTTTATGCTATGGGATCAATGATTATATATGCTTTGACCGGAAGTGTAGAACTATATAAGATTGCTGAAGTATTGGCTGATAGAGGATATGAACCGATTTGGGCTGTTCTTGCAGCAGTAGCATTTATGATTGCTGCTATTGGTTTTAAACTTTCTATGGTCCCTTTTCATACCTGGACTCCGGATGTTTATGAAGGTGCAAGCGCCGCTTTGGCTGGTTATATGTCTGTAGTACCAAAAATAGCAGGATTTATAGTAGCCATAAGATTTTTCGAATTTTTAATACATAGTGATGTTACTTGGGTAAGAGATATATTGTATATAGCTGTTGTTGTAACTATGACTTTTGCCAATATCGTTGCTTTGGTTCAGGACGATGTAAAAAGAATGTTAGCTTATAGTTCCATCAGCCATGCAGGTTTTGTTATGGCGGCAATAATGATAGGAACTACACAATCTAACAGTGCTCTATTTTTATATTGGGTCCTTTTCTTGTTCACAAATCTAGGCGCTTTTACAATGCTTTGGATTTCAAGACATAAAAGTACAATTTGGCATAAGAGATTTGACCATCCATACGAAAAATTCTCAGGACTTGTTCATATAATGCCGGTAGCTGCAACCATAATGGCAATTTTTATGCTTAGTCTTGCAGGTGTCCCCCCATTTAGCCTTTTTTGGGGAAAATTATATGTAATGAGTTCTGCAGTTAATGCTGGATATATAGTATTAGCTTTGATTATGGCTATAAATAGTGCAATAAGTGCATACTACTATCTAAAATTGATTGTTTATATGTTTATGAGAGAGCCTATAGTAGATAGCAATACCGTATATTTTAAAAATGCCTCACTTTCACTTAAGACTATAGTAGGCTTGTCAGCTGTGGCTACTATACTATCTGTTGTTTTTATTTCGCCTTTGATGGAGTATATAACTCATTATGTTAGTATAAGCGGTTTTTAA
- the miaA gene encoding tRNA (adenosine(37)-N6)-dimethylallyltransferase MiaA, whose translation MKQLAIIGPTASGKSNLALELAQECNAYILSIDSLSVYKEIDIVSAKPSKSELKKILHFGIDELYPNEHFSVDIFINIYKKAKETASKEKKNLIMVGGTSFYLKTLIEGISPIPKIEQETIIKTKNIMKNIIDAYNLLKKVDPLYVQTISSCDRYRIEKALLIYFSSNLPPSIYFMKNPKIPFINDLTIYEIDIDRETLRKKIETRTKKMIKMGLIDEVAYLEKKYTREPNPMKAIGIKETLEYLDGKYNKEKLIEKITTNTARLAKRQQIFNKTQFDKKTCNTIDKLYELIKKDFC comes from the coding sequence ATGAAACAATTAGCCATCATTGGACCGACTGCGAGCGGTAAAAGTAATCTTGCTTTAGAATTAGCACAAGAGTGTAATGCATATATTTTGTCAATTGATAGTCTATCTGTTTATAAAGAGATTGATATAGTCTCTGCAAAACCTTCAAAATCGGAATTAAAAAAGATTTTACACTTCGGTATTGATGAATTATATCCAAATGAACACTTTAGCGTAGACATTTTTATCAATATCTACAAAAAAGCAAAAGAGACTGCTTCAAAAGAGAAAAAAAATCTTATAATGGTCGGAGGTACAAGTTTTTATCTAAAAACTCTTATTGAAGGAATTTCTCCTATTCCAAAAATAGAACAAGAGACAATTATAAAAACAAAAAATATAATGAAAAACATTATAGATGCATATAATCTATTAAAAAAAGTTGATCCCTTATATGTACAAACAATCTCTTCATGCGACAGATACAGAATAGAAAAAGCTCTGTTAATATACTTTTCTTCAAACTTACCTCCATCCATTTACTTTATGAAAAATCCCAAAATACCGTTTATAAATGATTTAACAATATATGAAATAGATATTGATAGAGAAACTTTACGAAAGAAAATTGAAACTAGAACAAAAAAGATGATCAAAATGGGCTTAATAGACGAAGTCGCCTATCTTGAAAAAAAATACACAAGAGAACCAAATCCGATGAAGGCTATAGGTATAAAAGAGACGCTAGAATATTTAGATGGAAAATACAACAAAGAGAAATTAATAGAAAAAATCACTACAAATACAGCTAGACTTGCCAAAAGACAGCAAATATTTAATAAAACTCAATTTGATAAGAAAACATGTAATACAATAGATAAACTTTACGAGCTAATCAAAAAAGATTTTTGTTAG
- the mqnP gene encoding menaquinone biosynthesis prenyltransferase MqnP: protein MQKIYKLLKDFNEFVMFKHTIFSLPFIFIAMIVAANGWFGWKLFFLGLVAAASARNFAMGVNRYLDRDIDKLNPRTSNRPSVDGRISEQAQLLFIIANAFIFIITAYFINNLAFWLSFPILFILGIYSYFKRFSEYAHIILGVSLGLAPIAGVIAVEAKITLWSVFLAIGVMFWVAGFDLLYSLQDMEFDKKMGLYSIPSKFGAKCTLFLSKIFHSLTVLFWLFFVIESKLGFFGYLAVIVSAVMLYYEHLIVNRDFKKIDRAFFTVNGYLGIIFLFLTVLEVLFDKI, encoded by the coding sequence ATGCAAAAGATATATAAACTTTTAAAAGATTTTAACGAATTTGTGATGTTTAAACATACTATCTTTAGTCTCCCATTTATTTTTATTGCAATGATTGTTGCGGCAAATGGATGGTTTGGATGGAAACTCTTTTTTTTAGGATTGGTAGCAGCTGCAAGCGCAAGAAATTTTGCTATGGGTGTAAATAGATACTTAGATAGAGATATAGATAAGTTAAACCCAAGAACTTCAAATAGACCAAGTGTTGATGGTAGAATAAGTGAGCAAGCACAACTTTTATTTATAATAGCCAATGCTTTTATTTTTATAATTACTGCATATTTTATTAACAATCTAGCTTTTTGGCTCTCTTTTCCTATACTATTTATTTTAGGAATATATTCATATTTTAAAAGATTTAGCGAGTATGCTCATATAATCCTAGGAGTCAGTCTTGGTTTGGCGCCAATTGCAGGAGTTATTGCTGTAGAGGCAAAGATAACATTATGGTCTGTTTTTTTAGCTATTGGTGTAATGTTTTGGGTAGCGGGATTTGATCTTCTTTATAGTTTACAGGATATGGAGTTTGATAAAAAGATGGGTCTATACTCAATTCCATCTAAGTTTGGAGCTAAATGTACTCTTTTTTTATCTAAGATTTTTCATAGTCTGACTGTGCTTTTTTGGTTATTTTTTGTAATTGAGTCGAAGCTAGGTTTTTTTGGATATTTAGCTGTTATAGTAAGTGCTGTTATGCTTTATTATGAACACTTAATAGTAAATAGGGATTTTAAAAAAATTGATAGAGCCTTTTTTACTGTAAATGGATATTTGGGAATAATTTTTTTATTTTTAACTGTTTTAGAAGTATTATTTGACAAAATTTAA
- a CDS encoding uracil-DNA glycosylase, with protein sequence MVENSWGEIILESFNVLDKDYKDFIKNSNSYFPDFNNMFNAFKTLPLEKTRYILFGQDPYPRKESAIGYAFIDAKVKKIFDEKNGLSKEVNRAVSLRNFIKMALIADGRLTQEDTSKEAVKRVKKDDLINDIMELKSNFERNEVLLLNRALIFTKKEDSKKHLKLWYPFIEKILESIKDKDIELILFGNAAKEIDSMKVSQYFKIHRFEHPYNVSFVCNKNAINFFKPMKLLSKNLL encoded by the coding sequence ATGGTTGAAAATAGTTGGGGAGAGATAATTTTAGAATCTTTTAATGTTCTTGACAAAGATTATAAAGATTTTATAAAAAACAGCAACTCATATTTCCCAGATTTTAACAATATGTTCAATGCATTTAAAACTTTGCCATTAGAAAAAACAAGATATATTCTTTTTGGACAAGACCCGTATCCAAGAAAAGAGAGCGCTATAGGTTATGCTTTTATAGACGCAAAAGTTAAAAAAATATTTGATGAAAAAAATGGACTCTCCAAAGAGGTAAATAGAGCCGTTAGTCTTAGAAACTTTATTAAGATGGCTTTGATAGCAGATGGAAGACTTACTCAAGAGGATACTTCCAAAGAGGCGGTAAAAAGAGTTAAAAAAGATGATCTTATCAATGACATCATGGAGCTAAAAAGCAATTTTGAAAGAAACGAAGTTTTACTTTTAAACAGAGCACTTATTTTTACGAAAAAAGAAGATAGCAAAAAACATCTAAAACTTTGGTATCCATTTATTGAAAAGATTTTAGAATCTATAAAAGATAAAGATATTGAGTTGATTTTGTTTGGAAATGCCGCAAAAGAGATAGATAGTATGAAAGTATCACAATATTTTAAAATCCATAGGTTCGAACACCCTTATAATGTTAGTTTTGTCTGTAATAAAAACGCAATAAACTTTTTTAAGCCGATGAA